The Thermocrinis ruber genomic sequence CAAACCCTCTTGGATGTCCTCTTTTACATCAAAGAGGAGTATGACCCAACCATCTCCTTTAGAAGTATGTGCAGGGCTGGTATATGCGGAACCTGTGGAGTAAAGGCAAACCAAAAGCCCATCCTTGCATGCAAAACCGCCATAAAAGACCTGGGAGAGGAGGTTTTGGTGGAGCCCCTTGATAACATGCGTCCAGTTAAAGACTTGGTTGTGGAGCATAGCATCCTAATAGAACGTATCAAAAAGCTAAAGGTATGGTATGAACCCCTCCAAGAGAACCTTCAAAAGCTTGAGATGAGCCCATTTCTTTTAAAGAGTTTTGATTGTATTGCCTGCGGTTTGTGTGATAGTAGTTGTCCCATCTTTGTTAGCAACTCAGACTTTGGAGGTCCAATGGCTTTCTCCCGAGCCTATAAGCTACTCCAAGACAGAAGACACTCAAAGGCGGAGGAAAGGCTCCTTCTTCTCAAAGATGCCCACATCAACCTTTGCACCCACTGTAAGAACTGCTCCATAGTTTGCCCAATGGGTGTGATGCCGGAGATGTTGATCAAACTGGAAGAGACGGAGCTTTTAAAGAGAGGAATGCTCTCCCAAGGTGGCGTAGCTGATTTTGGCTTTTTCTGAAGTGATGAACCTGCCAAACCTTGTATCACTTACCCGTTTACTGCTAAGCCCCCTTATGCTATTTTTGGAGTTTCTCCAAGCCATCGCACTGTTTATACTCCTTGCCCTAACGGATGCCCTGGATGGTTTTCTGGCAAGAAGGCTAAAACAGGAGACGGACTTGGGAAAGGTCTTGGACCCTCTGGCGGATAAAACCTTACTGCTAATAGCCCTCTATGTTCTCACTTATAGATTTCAGATGATAGAGCCCGCACTTTTGTTTTCTTTGCTCTTTAGAGACCTTTTTATACTCCTCGGTGGAGGGCACATATACTTGACTAAAGGGTTTGTCCCCAAGGCAAGAATGTTGGGCAAGCTTACCACAGCCTATATATCCTTTGCCATCCCCCTCTATGTTCTTTTTAAGTTAGAGCTCCTTCTCTATCCTGCTTATATTTTGATCTCTCTTTCCTTCTTGGACTATCTTTTGTTCTACGTGAAAACCCTATCAAAAGTTAAACTTGCCCCTGACCCTTAATCTAACTTCCTTTGATTTGTCTGAGTTTATCCTTCCTCCTACCGAAATCCCACCGGTGATTCTCGCACTGCCTCCCACATAGCTTTCCTTTGGATCTTTCAGAGTACTATGCTGATACTCTATGGAAAACCTATCTGTTATGTCCTTAGAAACCTTTGTGGAAACTCCCACCTCACCAGAGCTACTGAGCTGAGGCGATACAGATATGTTTAACTCAGTGCCCAACGTTTTTTCTAAGCCTTTCGTGAGTCCTGTTACCTGCGGGATCTGAGAAGCTAAAATATCTCCAAGGGATATAATTCCCTGCGCTTCTCCTCCACCCAACACAAGGTCTGTTATTATTTTTCTTGTTTCTTTTGGCGGTTCAGAGTTAAGTAAGACCTTAGGATACTCGGGATCTCCCTTTAGGTTTATGAGGATCACATAATCGGGCAGGGATGATGCTATGGTTAGGTCTATATTTTTGCTCTTTTTATCAAGCTCAAAAAAGCCAGACTTTACATAGAACTTCTTGTTGAAATACTTTAGCTCTCCCCCAGAAAGTGAAAACCTAAACTTATACTCAAGGTCATCCAGCTTGCCCTTTGCATAACCCTCCAAGGAGCTGTATATGTATCCCTCAGGCAAATATACCCTTAGAGGCTCATAAGAAGAGACCTTTAGGTCTAGAGTAAGTGGAATCTCTTCCCTTTTTGCCTGTTTTGCCTTTGGAAAACTTCGCACTTCTACAATGCCCGCTATGCTTAGGTCAGAGGATATTTTAACCTTTTTGTAGTCTGTGCTTATAGCACCCACTCCCCTCAAAAATAGGCTACCCCTTAAATTTTCATCCCTATATACCACAGGAACTCTGTTTACGTTGAATTTTACCTGCAACTCTTTTTCTGTTCCCTCTGCTTCCGCGGTCAAAGAAGAACCGTTTCCCAAAAAGTTCATCGAACCTTTAAAGATCTTTCCGTCTCCGTAAAAGTAAGCTTCCCCCCTCATTGGAATACCTACGTACCTAGACCTCAGTTCTATCGGTTCCTTTGATAACAAGACTAAGTTGACGCCCTTTTTGTCTATGTTCAGATAATAGTATAAGTTGCCTATCAGTGAAGTTTGAACCCTACTTCTAAAGAGTGCGGATGTTTTTTCTAAGTTTATATGCCCCTCTGAATTGATGCTAAGACCTTCCGTCTTGCTGTAAGAAATTTTAGCGTTGCCCTCCGCATAGCGGTATATTTTTATGTTGGGTATTTCAAAGCCCTCTTTTTTTAAGTCATAGAAGCCTTCAGCTTGCGATAGCTTCAACAACTCTTCCGAGTTTAAGCTTACACTTCCACCACTAAAGAAGATTTTACCCTCCTCCAGGCGTAGATCTCCTACCCTTACCTTTATGGGTCCTTTTTGAAGGTCAAATCCTTTGACGTTTGCC encodes the following:
- a CDS encoding succinate dehydrogenase/fumarate reductase iron-sulfur subunit, with the protein product MLVRLKLYRDDDFVIKEFIVPTEPGQTLLDVLFYIKEEYDPTISFRSMCRAGICGTCGVKANQKPILACKTAIKDLGEEVLVEPLDNMRPVKDLVVEHSILIERIKKLKVWYEPLQENLQKLEMSPFLLKSFDCIACGLCDSSCPIFVSNSDFGGPMAFSRAYKLLQDRRHSKAEERLLLLKDAHINLCTHCKNCSIVCPMGVMPEMLIKLEETELLKRGMLSQGGVADFGFF
- a CDS encoding CDP-alcohol phosphatidyltransferase family protein; the protein is MNLPNLVSLTRLLLSPLMLFLEFLQAIALFILLALTDALDGFLARRLKQETDLGKVLDPLADKTLLLIALYVLTYRFQMIEPALLFSLLFRDLFILLGGGHIYLTKGFVPKARMLGKLTTAYISFAIPLYVLFKLELLLYPAYILISLSFLDYLLFYVKTLSKVKLAPDP